From a single Streptomyces sp. 1331.2 genomic region:
- a CDS encoding carboxyl transferase domain-containing protein, which translates to MDHTVDEGVDVAANENTARTAASALAAPTALTAHQLVGLLVDPGSFHSWDEPPPGPPADPEYRASLDRARERTGLDEAVLTGLGLIDGRTVALVVSEFGFLGGSIGVATAERITRAVERATAERLPLLALPVSGGTRMQEGSAAFLCMLRITAAVQTHRAAGLPYLTYLRNPTMGGVFASWGTLGQLVLAEPGARLGFLGPRVYEELRGVELPADVQQAETLAEHGLVDAVVPPQQLRELVRRTLAVLGTTPPPAEAPDDAASPTEGTDDARSERPDAWDSVLRTRRPDRPGTRELLRRTAEELVLLDAPGGRGGALVRALAVLGGRPVVVVGQQRQSPEHERPFTAADLRAVRRTALLAEQLGLPLVTVVDTAGAELSAQAEREGIAVEIAHCLTTLLALRTPVLAVLLGQGSGGGALALLPADRVIAAGHAWLAPLPPEGASAIVHRDGAHAAELARAQGIGAHRLAEVGLVDEVVPELPDAAEEPEAFCARLGRALGRTLGALAAPEADRLAARAARHRRLGDSR; encoded by the coding sequence GTGGACCACACGGTGGACGAAGGGGTGGACGTGGCGGCGAACGAGAACACCGCGCGGACGGCGGCGAGCGCACTGGCGGCACCCACCGCACTGACCGCCCACCAGCTGGTCGGCCTGCTGGTCGACCCCGGCAGTTTCCACAGCTGGGACGAGCCGCCGCCCGGCCCGCCCGCCGACCCCGAGTACCGCGCCTCGCTCGACCGGGCCCGTGAGCGCACCGGCCTGGACGAGGCCGTCCTCACCGGACTCGGCCTGATCGACGGCCGGACTGTCGCCCTGGTCGTCTCCGAGTTCGGCTTCCTCGGCGGCTCGATCGGCGTCGCGACCGCCGAGCGGATCACCCGGGCCGTCGAGCGGGCCACCGCCGAGCGGCTGCCGCTGCTCGCGCTGCCGGTCTCCGGCGGCACGCGGATGCAGGAAGGTTCGGCGGCCTTCCTCTGCATGCTGCGCATCACCGCCGCCGTCCAGACCCACCGCGCCGCCGGCCTCCCCTACCTCACTTATCTGCGCAACCCCACCATGGGCGGTGTCTTCGCCTCCTGGGGCACGCTCGGCCAGCTGGTCCTCGCCGAGCCCGGTGCCCGGCTCGGCTTCCTCGGCCCGCGCGTGTACGAGGAACTGCGCGGGGTGGAGCTGCCGGCCGACGTCCAGCAGGCCGAGACGCTGGCCGAGCACGGGCTGGTGGACGCCGTCGTCCCGCCACAGCAGCTGCGCGAACTGGTCCGCCGCACGCTCGCCGTCCTCGGCACCACACCACCTCCCGCCGAGGCCCCGGACGACGCCGCGTCCCCTACAGAGGGGACGGACGACGCCCGCTCCGAGCGCCCCGACGCCTGGGACTCCGTCCTCCGCACCCGCCGCCCCGACCGCCCGGGCACCCGCGAGCTGCTGCGGCGCACCGCCGAGGAGCTGGTGCTGCTGGACGCGCCCGGCGGCCGCGGCGGTGCACTGGTCCGCGCGCTGGCCGTCCTCGGCGGCCGTCCCGTGGTGGTGGTCGGCCAGCAGCGGCAGTCCCCGGAGCACGAGCGCCCCTTCACCGCCGCCGACCTGCGGGCCGTCCGACGCACCGCACTGCTCGCCGAACAGCTCGGGCTGCCGCTGGTCACCGTCGTGGACACGGCCGGAGCCGAGCTGTCCGCCCAGGCCGAGCGGGAGGGCATCGCGGTGGAGATCGCGCACTGCCTGACCACCCTGCTCGCGCTGCGCACCCCCGTCCTCGCCGTGCTGCTCGGCCAGGGTTCGGGCGGCGGCGCGCTCGCCCTGCTCCCGGCCGACCGGGTGATCGCCGCCGGCCACGCCTGGCTGGCGCCACTGCCCCCGGAGGGCGCCTCGGCGATCGTCCACCGGGACGGTGCGCACGCCGCCGAGCTGGCCCGGGCGCAGGGCATCGGCGCGCACCGGCTGGCGGAGGTCGGGCTGGTCGACGAGGTCGTCCCGGAGCTGCCGGACGCCGCCGAGGAGCCGGAGGCCTTCTGCGCACGACTCGGACGGGCCCTCGGCAGGACGCTCGGCGCCCTGGCGGCCCCCGAGGCGGACCGGCTCGCGGCCCGGGCCGCCCGCCACCGCCGGCTGGGCGATTCGCGCTGA
- a CDS encoding lytic transglycosylase domain-containing protein, producing MRTSAAILAGAAGLTALGAGVLPASANAATASPKTIAAQIVPANQLASFSQIISHESGWNVSATNPSSGAYGLGQALPGSKMASAGADWKTNPTTQIKWALDYMNSRYGSPNAAWNFWQAHHWY from the coding sequence ATGCGTACTTCGGCCGCGATTCTTGCCGGTGCCGCCGGCCTGACCGCCCTGGGCGCCGGCGTGCTGCCCGCCTCCGCGAACGCCGCCACCGCCTCCCCGAAGACCATCGCCGCCCAGATCGTCCCGGCGAACCAGCTGGCCTCGTTCAGCCAGATCATCTCCCACGAGTCCGGCTGGAACGTCAGCGCGACCAACCCGAGCTCGGGCGCCTACGGCCTGGGCCAGGCGCTGCCGGGCTCCAAGATGGCCTCGGCCGGCGCGGACTGGAAGACCAACCCCACCACCCAGATCAAGTGGGCGCTGGACTACATGAACTCCCGCTACGGCAGCCCGAACGCCGCGTGGAACTTCTGGCAGGCCCACCACTGGTACTAA
- a CDS encoding HD domain-containing protein has product MDESTERESRERESRDRESTERGYLSLREVEAIARGAHRGQVDKNGHPYCEHIAAVARGTAARGGSEAQIAAGWLHDTVEDDRLSREWLAAAALPQETKAIVDALTRRPDEPVEEYTARILATPGALLVKRADLAHNSDPGRLASLDRETAERLVDKYARMRELLGLTDEL; this is encoded by the coding sequence ATGGACGAGTCGACGGAGCGCGAGTCGAGGGAGCGCGAGTCGAGGGATCGCGAGTCGACGGAGCGCGGGTACCTGAGCCTGCGCGAGGTGGAGGCGATCGCGCGCGGCGCCCACCGGGGGCAGGTGGACAAGAACGGCCACCCGTACTGCGAGCACATCGCGGCGGTCGCCCGCGGGACGGCCGCCCGCGGTGGCAGCGAGGCGCAGATCGCGGCGGGCTGGCTGCACGACACCGTCGAGGACGACCGGTTGAGCCGGGAGTGGCTGGCGGCGGCCGCGCTGCCGCAGGAGACCAAGGCGATCGTCGACGCGCTCACCCGGCGCCCGGACGAGCCGGTCGAGGAGTACACCGCCCGCATCCTGGCGACGCCCGGTGCGCTGCTCGTCAAGCGGGCCGACCTGGCACACAACTCCGACCCGGGCCGGCTGGCCTCGCTCGACCGGGAGACCGCGGAGCGCCTGGTCGACAAGTACGCGCGGATGCGCGAGCTGCTGGGGCTCACGGACGAGCTGTGA
- a CDS encoding AEC family transporter, with amino-acid sequence MPSLHPLLSAFAPIWAITGVGYVVGRTRLLGPHAETVLNRFVFHVAMPAALFLMIARTPLDRFANPSMLAFAAGTAVAIGLGLLAGKLVFGRKPGELAIGAMASGYVNSANLGIPVTMQVVGDASFVAPVVLFQILLVTPAVLAVLDGGAAGRRALLTLPVRNPILLAAAVGAAVSAAGLHLPAELNRSCELLGGAGVPTALIALGMSLHNRPPADGRSRRAEVGLIVAVKTLLQPLVALAVAGPLLHLSEHQLLTVVLFSALPTAQNVYTYAREYGQGTVLARDAVLWSTLVSMATLSVISWTLGPA; translated from the coding sequence ATGCCATCCCTGCACCCGCTGCTGTCCGCCTTCGCGCCGATCTGGGCGATCACCGGAGTCGGCTACGTCGTCGGCCGCACCCGGCTGCTCGGGCCGCACGCCGAGACGGTGCTCAACCGGTTCGTCTTCCACGTGGCGATGCCGGCCGCGCTCTTCCTGATGATCGCCCGCACCCCGCTGGACCGTTTCGCCAACCCGTCGATGCTGGCCTTCGCCGCCGGCACCGCCGTCGCGATCGGTCTCGGGCTGCTCGCCGGGAAGCTGGTCTTCGGGCGCAAGCCCGGCGAACTGGCCATCGGCGCGATGGCCTCGGGGTACGTCAACTCCGCCAACCTCGGCATCCCGGTCACCATGCAGGTCGTCGGCGACGCCTCCTTCGTGGCCCCAGTGGTGCTGTTCCAGATCCTGCTGGTCACCCCCGCCGTGCTCGCCGTCCTGGACGGCGGAGCCGCCGGGCGACGGGCGCTGCTCACCCTCCCCGTGCGCAACCCGATCCTGCTGGCCGCCGCGGTGGGCGCCGCCGTCTCCGCGGCCGGGCTGCACCTGCCCGCCGAGCTGAACCGTTCCTGCGAACTGCTCGGCGGCGCCGGGGTGCCGACCGCCCTGATCGCCCTCGGCATGTCGCTGCACAACCGCCCGCCGGCGGACGGCCGTTCGCGCCGCGCCGAAGTCGGGCTGATCGTCGCGGTCAAGACCCTGCTCCAGCCGCTGGTCGCCCTCGCCGTGGCCGGGCCGCTGCTCCACCTGTCCGAGCACCAACTCCTCACCGTGGTGCTGTTCTCCGCGCTGCCCACCGCGCAGAACGTGTACACCTACGCGCGCGAGTACGGGCAGGGCACCGTGCTCGCTCGGGACGCGGTGCTCTGGTCGACGCTGGTGTCGATGGCGACGCTGTCGGTGATCAGCTGGACCCTCGGGCCGGCGTAG
- a CDS encoding MarR family winged helix-turn-helix transcriptional regulator has protein sequence MRLVHLLRGLTVELDLFGAEFAAGNGLHPTDLRALIHLLDAARAGEVVTPGRLGEALRLNSAGTTGLVDRLERLGLIRRERDPQDRRRVRLLVEDRAMELGQGFFGGLIGDLLTAMRQFEPAELETAGRFLAAVTTVVAAARRETQEARGTRVTREREGGGATPARGSS, from the coding sequence ATGCGGCTGGTCCATCTGCTGCGCGGTCTGACGGTCGAACTGGACCTGTTCGGGGCCGAGTTCGCGGCCGGCAACGGTCTGCATCCGACGGATCTGCGGGCGCTGATCCATCTGCTGGACGCCGCCAGGGCCGGGGAGGTGGTCACCCCGGGCCGGCTCGGTGAGGCGCTGCGGCTGAACTCGGCCGGGACCACCGGCCTGGTGGACCGGTTGGAACGGCTCGGGCTGATCCGGCGCGAGCGCGACCCGCAGGACCGTCGGCGGGTGCGGCTGCTGGTGGAGGACCGGGCGATGGAGCTGGGGCAGGGGTTCTTCGGCGGGTTGATCGGCGATCTGCTCACCGCGATGCGGCAGTTCGAGCCGGCGGAGCTGGAGACGGCCGGGCGCTTCCTGGCGGCCGTGACCACCGTGGTGGCCGCCGCCAGGCGGGAGACGCAGGAGGCGCGAGGGACGCGGGTGACGCGGGAGCGGGAAGGCGGGGGCGCTACGCCGGCCCGAGGGTCCAGCTGA
- a CDS encoding alpha/beta fold hydrolase, which translates to MPARTAPFLAAYDALLARWPVPVEALTVRTAHGTTRINACGPRDGRPLVLLHGGGATSAMWFANAAAWAEAGHRVLAVDLIGDPGRSVHDGVLLDGVPGLLGWLDAVLDGLGVPETDVCGHSYGGWIALEYALHAPARVGRLALLDPTQCFAGFRPGYLLRALPLFLPGRTPDRARSYLDWETGGSRLDADWRELYALGYADFPATRVVTGPRPTPAHLRTLTSPVLALLAAGSRTHDPARVAEAARRTLPAAEVAIVPDTAHHNLPMAAAPEVNQRLVEFLSGARA; encoded by the coding sequence ATGCCCGCCCGCACCGCCCCCTTCCTCGCCGCCTACGACGCCCTGCTCGCCCGCTGGCCCGTTCCGGTCGAAGCCCTCACCGTCCGCACCGCCCACGGCACCACCCGGATCAACGCCTGCGGCCCCCGCGACGGACGCCCCCTCGTCCTCCTCCACGGCGGCGGTGCCACCTCCGCCATGTGGTTCGCCAACGCCGCCGCCTGGGCCGAAGCCGGACACCGCGTCCTCGCCGTCGACCTCATCGGCGACCCCGGGCGCAGCGTCCACGACGGCGTCCTGCTCGACGGCGTCCCCGGACTACTCGGCTGGCTGGACGCCGTCCTCGACGGGCTCGGCGTCCCCGAGACCGACGTCTGCGGCCATTCCTACGGCGGCTGGATCGCCCTGGAGTACGCCCTGCACGCCCCCGCCCGGGTCGGCCGGCTCGCCCTGCTCGACCCCACCCAGTGCTTCGCCGGCTTCCGCCCCGGCTACCTGCTGCGTGCGCTCCCGCTCTTCCTCCCCGGCCGCACCCCGGACCGCGCCCGCTCCTACCTCGACTGGGAAACCGGCGGCTCCCGCCTCGACGCCGACTGGCGGGAGCTCTACGCCCTCGGCTACGCCGACTTCCCCGCGACCCGCGTCGTCACCGGCCCGCGCCCCACCCCGGCCCACCTCCGCACCCTGACCAGCCCGGTCCTCGCCCTCCTCGCTGCCGGGAGCCGCACCCACGATCCGGCCCGAGTCGCCGAAGCCGCCCGCCGCACCCTCCCGGCCGCCGAGGTCGCCATCGTCCCGGACACCGCCCACCACAACCTGCCGATGGCGGCCGCACCCGAGGTCAACCAGCGCCTCGTCGAGTTCCTTTCCGGCGCCCGGGCCTGA
- a CDS encoding dsRBD fold-containing protein translates to MHNQWDVELSFEEDGVHTACDARLTGARAPGLSAHGESVKSADDRPLARIGEEVAASRALEELSRKLRAQATGEIDDEGHRPGYLIY, encoded by the coding sequence ATGCACAACCAGTGGGACGTGGAGCTGAGCTTCGAGGAGGACGGCGTGCACACGGCGTGCGACGCCAGGTTGACGGGCGCGCGGGCGCCGGGCCTGAGCGCGCACGGCGAGTCCGTGAAGAGCGCCGACGACCGTCCGCTCGCCAGGATCGGCGAGGAGGTCGCGGCCTCCCGCGCCCTGGAGGAACTGTCCCGCAAGCTGCGGGCCCAGGCCACCGGGGAGATCGACGACGAAGGGCACCGCCCGGGGTACCTGATCTACTGA
- a CDS encoding DMT family transporter: MAVFLLALSAACCLGLGFVLQQHAAQRAPRADILHWRLLLDLMRMPQWLLGTGFMVSGLILSALALNQGEVSLVEPLLATNLLFAMALARVLTRQTLGRSGWIGVLLLGLGVTAFIVGGRPTGGGAPAGELRHWLVVGTVVGLVVLLVSLARRLPLFEEATLLALAAGLLYGLQDALTRTTTQRLDHQGLTAVLQSWQPYAVVVAGVVGLLLVQSAFEAAPLRMSLPALTAAQPLAGIACAVGFLGDRLQVTPGALAWQSAGLVAIVIGVIVIGRHPAMPGTVRETLESIGALPEEDSEGRSDGGPEEKPDGSRESTP; this comes from the coding sequence GTGGCGGTCTTCCTCCTCGCCCTCAGCGCAGCCTGCTGTCTGGGGCTCGGCTTCGTCCTCCAGCAGCACGCGGCGCAGCGGGCCCCCCGTGCCGACATCCTGCATTGGCGGCTGCTGCTGGACCTGATGCGGATGCCGCAGTGGCTGCTCGGCACCGGGTTCATGGTCAGCGGGCTGATCCTCTCGGCGCTGGCACTCAACCAGGGCGAGGTGTCCCTGGTCGAGCCGCTGCTGGCCACCAATCTGTTGTTCGCGATGGCGCTGGCGCGGGTGCTGACCCGTCAGACGCTGGGCCGCTCCGGCTGGATCGGGGTGCTGCTGCTCGGGCTCGGGGTGACGGCCTTCATCGTCGGCGGGCGGCCGACGGGCGGCGGGGCGCCGGCCGGGGAGCTGCGGCACTGGCTGGTGGTCGGCACGGTGGTCGGCCTGGTCGTGCTGCTGGTCTCGCTGGCGCGGCGGCTGCCGCTGTTCGAGGAGGCGACCTTGCTGGCGCTCGCCGCCGGGCTGCTCTACGGCCTCCAGGACGCGCTCACCAGGACCACCACCCAGCGCCTCGACCACCAGGGGCTGACGGCCGTGCTGCAGAGCTGGCAACCGTACGCGGTGGTCGTGGCGGGTGTGGTCGGGCTGCTGCTGGTGCAGAGCGCCTTCGAGGCCGCGCCGCTGCGGATGTCCTTGCCCGCGTTGACCGCCGCCCAGCCGCTGGCCGGGATCGCCTGCGCGGTCGGCTTCCTCGGCGACCGGCTGCAAGTAACCCCGGGGGCGCTGGCCTGGCAGTCCGCCGGGCTGGTGGCCATCGTGATCGGGGTGATCGTGATCGGGCGCCACCCGGCGATGCCCGGCACCGTCCGCGAGACCCTGGAGAGCATCGGCGCCTTGCCGGAGGAAGACTCCGAGGGCAGGTCGGACGGCGGCCCGGAGGAGAAGCCCGACGGCAGCCGGGAGAGCACGCCCTGA